A single Kryptolebias marmoratus isolate JLee-2015 linkage group LG16, ASM164957v2, whole genome shotgun sequence DNA region contains:
- the irgq2 gene encoding immunity-related GTPase family, q2 has translation MADVFRGLNLLETLKESIESNKLSDVKDAVEDLLISRINLAVVGDRGGEKASFMNSLRGLGPDDKDAAPSQSPVAPEEVTGYPNPKHPDFRLWDLPPVPTTSPFEPEGYVNRFKFLRYNAVFMMFTQKLQPNSVEVCLEARSLQQQAVYFILLASAKDTEKKSLEERKEAALEVLKSQGVKQPKVFLVRPSTLEKLDFPDLLADISKALPEIRAYAFLLALPALTPALVTQKKEAFKALIWAAASLSGGVSAIPVPLVASMVDSSIAVRILTKAQLSLCLDDKSLEQLARQRNLEAAELKRLRTCVLSVEVTKVEVKKRLAAAEKELSTASSKLLEMAMPRHARSASRAFTAMLQTLNSAVDEMAADAERIVTTALGQEK, from the coding sequence ATGGCTGACGTCTTCAGAGGCCTGAACCTCCTTGAAACACTGAAAGAGTCGATAGAAAGCAACAAGTTATCAGATGTGAAGGATGCAGTGGAAGATCTCCTGATCAGCAGGATCAACTTGGCTGTAGTGGGGGACCGTGGGGGGGAAAAAGCCTCCTTCATGAACTCCCTTCGTGGCCTCGGACCTGATGATAAGGATGCAGCTCCCTCTCAGTCTCCTGTCGCCCCGGAGGAAGTGACCGGCTACCCAAACCCCAAACACCCTGACTTCCGCCTGTGGGATCTGCCTCCTGTCCCAACAACGTCCCCATTTGAACCAGAGGGATACGTGAACAGATTTAAGTTCCTCCGTTACAATGCTGTCTTTATGATGTTTACACAGAAGCTCCAACCCAACAGTGTGGAGGTTTGCTTGGAGGCTCGTTCTCTGCAGCAACAAGCTGTCTACTTTATTCTCTTAGCGTCTGCCAAAgacacagagaagaaaagcctggaagaaaggaaggaagctgcTCTGGAAGTGCTAAAATCCCAAGGTGTCAAACAACCTAAAGTCTTCCTGGTCAGACCTTCCACCCTGGAGAAGTTGGACTTCCCTGACCTCTTGGCGGACATAAGTAAAGCCCTGCCAGAAATCCGAGCCTACGCCTTCCTGTTGGCCCTGCCAGCTCTCACCCCAGCACTGGTCACCCAGAAGAAGGAGGCATTCAAAGCCCTCATATGGGCAGCTGCATCACTTTCTGGTGGGGTGTCGGCCATTCCTGTTCCCCTCGTGGCATCCATGGTGGACTCCAGCATAGCAGTGCGGATTCTGACAAAAGCACAGTTATCTCTGTGCCTGGATGACAAATCGCTTGAGCAACTGGCCCGGCAGAGAAACCTGGaagcagcagaactgaaaaGGCTGCGAACCTGTGTGCTGTCAGTGGAGGTGACTAAAGTGGAAGTGAAGAAACGACTTGCGGCAGCAGAGAAAGAATTGTCCACAGCTTCATCAAAGTTACTGGAGATGGCGATGCCTCGCCATGCTCGGTCAGCCAGCCGTGCCTTCACTGCCATGCTGCAGACTTTGAACAGTGCTGTTGATGAGATGGCAGCTGATGCTGAGAGGATAGTGACAACAGCTCTGGGACAGGAGAAATGA